Genomic window (Campylobacter sp. RM16704):
TTTTTAAAAAGTCTTGGCGTAAATGTTATAGAATTAAAAGTTAATAAAGAAGGTGTTTGCTCAGTTGATGATTTAAAAAAAGCTATATCTCCAAAAACTGCTTTAGTAAGCATAATGTGGGCAAATAATGAAACTGGTATGATTTTTCCTATAGAAGAAATGGTTCAAGTTGCTCATGAATATGGAGCATTATTTCATACTGATGCTACTCAAGCAGTAGGAAAAATAAAAGTAAATTTAACAAAAGTGGGTGTTGATTTTGCATCTTTTTCTGCTCATAAATTCCATGGACCAAAAGGCATTGGTGGGTTATTTATAAAAAAAGGATTAAAATTAACTCCATTGTTGCATGGTGGAGAACATATGGGTGGAAGAAGAAGTGGAACTTTAAATGTTCCTTATATAGTAGCAATGGGAGAAGCTTTAAAAATTGCTGATAAAATGTTAGATTTTGAATACTCTCATGTAAGAAGATTAAGAGATAAATTAGAAGATGAAATTTTAAGCATTAGTCATACTTCAGTCGTTGGAAGTAGAGAACATAGAGTTCCAAATACTATTTTAGCTAGTATAAAAGGCGTAGAAGGTGAAGCTATGCTTTGGGATTTAAATAAAAATGGTATAGCAGCAAGTACTGGATCAGCTTGTGCTAGTGAAGCACTTGAAAGCAATCCCATAATGGAAGCAATTGGTGCAGAAGATGATTTAGCACATACTGCTTTAAGACTTTCTTTATCAAGGTTTAATACAGAAGATGAAATTGATTATGCTGCAGAACAAATAAAAAAAGCTACGCAAAGACTTAGAACTATATCAAGTACTTATGCGTATAAAGGATAAATGATGGGGAAAAATAGTTTAATAGGTGGTTCTATTTGGGATGAGTATTCTCAAAAAGTTCAAGATAGAATGAATAATCCAAAATTCATGGGTGAATTAACACAAGATGATGCAAAAAAAGCTAATGCAAAATTGATTATTGCTGATTTTGGAGCTGAAAGCTGTGGTGATGCTGTTAGGCTTTATTGGCTAGTAGATGAAAAAACAGATAAAATAATAGATGCTAAATTTAAAAGTTTTGGCTGCGGTACTGCTATTGCAAGTAGTGATACTATGGTAGAGCTTTGTATAGGAAAAACGGTAGATGAAGCTGTTAAAATAACAAATTTAGATGTTGAATTTGCTATGAGAGATAATCCTCAAACTCCTGCTGTTCCACCTCAAAAAATGCATTGTTCTGTTATGGCTTATGACGTTATAAAACAAGCTGCAGCACAATATAAAGGTGTAGATGCTGATAGTTTTGAAGATCAAATTATAGTTTGTGAGTGTGCTAGAGTTAGTCTTGGAACTATAAAAGAAGTTATAAGACTAAATGATTTAAAAAGTGTAGAAGAAATAACTCAATATACAAAAGCTGGTGCTTTTTGTAAATCCTGTATAAAAGCTGGAGGCCATGAAAAAAGAGATTATTATCTTGTGGATATTTTAGCTCAAACAAGAGCGGAAATGGAAAAAGAAAGATTAAAAAATCAAAACAAAATCGATATTGCTTTTGATGATATGACTATGGTTAAACAACTAAAAGCAGTAGAAGCTGTTTTAGATAATGATGTACGTCCTATGCTACACGGTGATGGTGGAGATTTAGAAGTAATTGATATACAAAAAAGTGAAAAAAACAATATTGATGTGTATATTCGTTACCTTGGTGCTTGCAGTGGATGCTCAAGTGGAAGTGGTGCAACTTTATATGCTATAGAAAATATTTTACAAGAAGAACTTAGTCCAAATATACGCGTTATACCTGTATAAATGGTTTTTTGTATCCAAACCTTATAAAATATAGCCTTTTTATGTTAAAATATTGTTTTAAATCAAAATAAAAAAAGGCTATATATGCGTAGAATTCACGCTCTTGTTAAAAGTGAAACTTTCCCTGGTGTTTTATTAATATTTTTTACTACACTTGCACTTATTTTACAAAATAGTTCCTTAACAGACCAATACACAAATTTTTTAAATATTCCTTTTGGTTTTCAAGCAGGAAATTTAGAAATTTTCAAACCTTTACTTTTATGGATTAATGATGGGCTTATTGCAATTTTTTTCTTTGCTATAGGACTTGAATTAAAATACGAAATC
Coding sequences:
- a CDS encoding NifS family cysteine desulfurase, with product MEVYLDNNATTQMDPLAYELMLPYFKEFYGNPNSLHKWGSKTHPALREAMDKIYTGLGASDFDDVVITSCATESVNWVLKGVYFDRILNKERNEIIISSVEHPAVGACAMFLKSLGVNVIELKVNKEGVCSVDDLKKAISPKTALVSIMWANNETGMIFPIEEMVQVAHEYGALFHTDATQAVGKIKVNLTKVGVDFASFSAHKFHGPKGIGGLFIKKGLKLTPLLHGGEHMGGRRSGTLNVPYIVAMGEALKIADKMLDFEYSHVRRLRDKLEDEILSISHTSVVGSREHRVPNTILASIKGVEGEAMLWDLNKNGIAASTGSACASEALESNPIMEAIGAEDDLAHTALRLSLSRFNTEDEIDYAAEQIKKATQRLRTISSTYAYKG
- a CDS encoding Fe-S cluster assembly scaffold protein IscU, producing the protein MGKNSLIGGSIWDEYSQKVQDRMNNPKFMGELTQDDAKKANAKLIIADFGAESCGDAVRLYWLVDEKTDKIIDAKFKSFGCGTAIASSDTMVELCIGKTVDEAVKITNLDVEFAMRDNPQTPAVPPQKMHCSVMAYDVIKQAAAQYKGVDADSFEDQIIVCECARVSLGTIKEVIRLNDLKSVEEITQYTKAGAFCKSCIKAGGHEKRDYYLVDILAQTRAEMEKERLKNQNKIDIAFDDMTMVKQLKAVEAVLDNDVRPMLHGDGGDLEVIDIQKSEKNNIDVYIRYLGACSGCSSGSGATLYAIENILQEELSPNIRVIPV